The Oreochromis niloticus isolate F11D_XX linkage group LG15, O_niloticus_UMD_NMBU, whole genome shotgun sequence genome includes a region encoding these proteins:
- the LOC109194796 gene encoding uncharacterized protein LOC109194796, whose product MSSNTEQQHENNMSRPHDILRQQMMHRLLSKLEAALNQQPLNLDYLEFLTRHELVLFESFSQQIGGLSEITEALQNVHHLVQCEINITSVGIIELETEVGLGPGHPKIVLEREKLKNLLDTRLPVSCIAKCLGVSRRTIFRRMQEFDLSVRGTYSTMNDQELDNIISTIKNQMPNAGYRMVQGHLVSMGLRVQWWRMMASMHRVDAVGIFTRITELGCVVRRSYSVRSPLSLVHIDTNHKLIRYNVVIFGGVDGYSRKVLYLDAATNNRAKTAFSFFLRSAQLHGLPSRVRADQGVENLDIAHFMFATRGTGRASFISGKSVHNQRVERLWRDVWIAVTSKYHDVLHSLEEDGLLDISDVIHLFGVHYIFVPRLRADLVTFVGGWNNHPLRTEGGLTPEQLWCMGHLQELDDGERLEELQDPGIDWESAVLQEESNSTVVVPEIECPLDEETLEGLQRTINPLEHSESYGRDLYIQFLLLVSNQQ is encoded by the exons ATGTCGTCGAATACTGAACAGCAGCACGAAAACAACATGTCCCGGCCACAT GACATACTGAGACAGCAAATGATGCATAGACTCCTCTCTAAACTGGAAGCTGCTTTAAACCAACAACCACTAAATCTGGATTATTTGGAGTTCTTGACTCGTCATGAGCTTGTTCTGTTTGAATCTTTCTCTCAGCAAATAGGTGGTCTGTCAGAGATTACAGAGGCTCTACAAAATGTTCATCATCTGGTTCAGTGTGAAATTAACATCACCTCTGTGGGAATTATTGAACTGGAAACAGAAGTTGGTCTGGGACCTGGCCACCCCAAAATCGTactagagagagaaaaactgaagaaCTTGTTGGACACTCGGCTGCCAGTCAGCTGCATCGCTAAATGTCTTGGTGTTTCAAGAAGAACAATCTTCAGGAGGATGCAAGAATTTGACTTGTCTGTGAGAGGAACATACAGCACAATGAATGACCAAGAGCTGGACAACATCATATCGACTATCAAAAATCAGATGCCAAATGCTGGCTATCGAATGGTTCAAGGACATTTGGTTTCTATGGGTCTCCGTGTTCAGTGGTGGAGAATGATGGCTTCCATGCATCGAGTTGATGCTGTTGGGATCTTCACACGGATTACAGAACTAGGCTGTGTTGTGCGAAGAAGCTACTCGGTGCGAAGCCCTCTCTCCCTTGTCCACATAGACACAAATCACAAGCTAATAAG GTACAATGTTGTGATCTTTGGTGGAGTGGATGGCTACTCAAGGAAG gtCCTGTACTTGGATGCAGCAACTAACAACAGGGCAAAAACTGCATTCTCATTTTTCCTGAGATCAGCCCAGCTTCACGGCTTGCCATCAAG GGTTAGGGCAGATCAAGGAGTAGAAAACCTGGacattgcacatttcatgtttgCCACAAGAGGAACAGGGAGAGCGAGTTTCATATCTGGAAAGAGTGTCCACAATCAGAG AGTAGAACGACTTTGGCGTGATGTCTGGATTGCAGTCACTAGCAAGTACCATGATGTTCTTCACTCACTTGAGGAGGATGGCCTGCTTGACATTTCAGATGTCATTCATCTCTTTGGTGTCCACTACATCTTTGTCCCTCGACTCCGAGCAGATCTTGTCACCTTTGTTGGAGGATGGAATAATCATCCCCTCAGGACAGAAGGTGGTCTCACTCCTGAACAGCTCTGGTGTATGGGACATCTACAAGAGCTGGACGACGGCGAGAGACTTGAG GAGCTTCAGGATCCAGGTATTGACTGGGAGAGTGCTGTACTGCAAGAAGAATCTAACAGCACAGTTGTGGTTCCTGAAATTGAATGCCCACTGGATGAGGAAACCCTGGAGGGACTTCAGAGAACAATTAATCCCTTGGAACATTCAGAATCTTACGGTCGTGACCTGTATATACAATTCTTGCTACTGGTGTCAAACCAACAGTGA